Proteins from a single region of Kogia breviceps isolate mKogBre1 chromosome 5, mKogBre1 haplotype 1, whole genome shotgun sequence:
- the LOC131757337 gene encoding small nuclear ribonucleoprotein E-like: protein MAYWGQGQKVQKVMMQPINLIFRYLQNRSRIQVCLYEQVNIWIEGCIIGFDEYMNLILDDAEEIHSKTKSRKQLGRIMLKGDNITLLQSVSI from the coding sequence ATGGCATACTGGGGCCAGGGCCAGAAGGTGCAGAAGGTGATGATGCAGCCAATCAATCTCATCTTCAGATACTTGCAAAATAGATCTCGGATTCAGGTGTGCCTTTATGAGCAAGTGAATATCTGGATAGAGGGCTGTATCATTGGTTTTGATGAGTATATGAACCTCATATTAGATGATGCAGAAGAGATTCATTctaaaacaaagtcaagaaaaCAACTGGGTCGGATCATGCTAAAAGGAGATAACATTACTCTGCTCCAAAGTGTCTCCATCTAG